A window from Salinigranum halophilum encodes these proteins:
- a CDS encoding aldo/keto reductase, whose product MNPANLIPSLGLGTMGLDGDAGVETVTTALDLGYRHLDTAQIYENEAVVGEGLRDALARGLVDRDEVLVATKVWVDNLSSERFRDSVETSRERLGVDTIDLLYLHRPRGPYDPETTLPRFDALCDDGLVDHVGVSNFTVDQLDEARDHLDAPIAAHQTEYHPLFRRPALLEDAREHGYAVVAYSPLAGGRVFDLDPVTAVADARGVSPAAVSIAWLRAKGLAVIPKASSPEHLRANLAAADLALDDREVARIDAIEAEVELYPE is encoded by the coding sequence ATGAACCCTGCAAACCTGATTCCGTCGCTCGGCCTCGGCACGATGGGCCTCGATGGGGACGCCGGTGTCGAGACCGTCACGACGGCGCTCGACCTCGGCTACCGCCACCTCGATACAGCCCAGATATACGAGAACGAGGCCGTCGTCGGCGAGGGGCTGCGTGACGCGCTCGCCCGGGGCCTCGTCGACCGCGACGAGGTGCTGGTGGCGACGAAGGTGTGGGTCGACAACCTCTCGTCCGAGCGGTTCCGCGACTCGGTCGAGACCTCACGCGAGCGACTCGGCGTCGACACCATCGACCTCCTCTACCTCCACCGCCCCCGCGGCCCGTACGACCCCGAGACGACGCTTCCGCGCTTCGACGCGCTCTGCGACGACGGCCTCGTCGACCACGTCGGCGTGAGCAACTTCACCGTCGACCAGCTCGACGAGGCCCGCGACCACCTCGACGCGCCCATCGCCGCTCACCAGACGGAGTACCACCCCCTGTTTCGCCGCCCCGCACTCCTCGAGGACGCCCGCGAACACGGCTACGCGGTCGTCGCCTACTCGCCGCTCGCCGGCGGTCGGGTGTTCGACCTCGACCCCGTCACCGCGGTGGCCGACGCCCGCGGCGTCTCCCCGGCGGCCGTGAGCATCGCGTGGCTCCGTGCGAAGGGGCTCGCGGTCATCCCGAAGGCCTCCTCACCCGAACACCTCCGCGCGAACCTCGCCGCCGCCGACCTCGCGCTCGACGACCGTGAGGTGGCACGCATCGACGCGATCGAGGCCGAGGTGGAACTGTACCCGGAGTAA
- a CDS encoding RAD55 family ATPase: protein MRIRSGVSGFDDLVGGGFLPERLYVLSGPPGSGKTTFTAQFVAEGLRNGEQCMYITMHETREELVNDMSGYSFGFETLTDSDNFRFLNLVSPKGKHVLNQFSQSGGSSSVKSLTDKIVAFVNSRNVDRLIIDSTMLLRLFFANGSEEMTRFLTALKQGDATTLLISEMTDPSSYSDEHYLAHGVVFFHNYLEAGGMTRGVQVIKMRGTDIDCDIRSVEFTDGGLVVDPSTTVET from the coding sequence ATGAGAATCCGGAGTGGCGTGAGTGGGTTCGACGACCTCGTCGGGGGAGGGTTCCTTCCTGAACGGCTGTACGTGCTGAGCGGACCGCCCGGGAGCGGCAAGACGACGTTCACGGCCCAGTTCGTGGCCGAGGGGCTACGCAACGGTGAACAGTGTATGTACATCACGATGCACGAGACGCGCGAGGAACTGGTGAACGACATGTCGGGGTACTCCTTCGGCTTCGAGACGCTCACCGACTCGGACAACTTCCGCTTCCTCAACCTGGTGAGCCCGAAGGGCAAGCACGTGCTCAACCAGTTCTCCCAGAGCGGGGGCTCCTCCAGCGTCAAATCGCTCACCGACAAGATCGTCGCGTTCGTCAACTCGCGAAACGTCGACCGCCTCATCATCGACTCGACGATGCTGCTCCGACTCTTCTTCGCCAACGGCTCAGAGGAGATGACCCGATTCCTCACCGCGCTGAAGCAAGGCGACGCGACGACGCTCCTCATCTCGGAGATGACGGACCCGTCGTCGTACTCCGACGAGCACTACCTCGCGCACGGGGTGGTGTTCTTCCACAACTACCTGGAAGCCGGTGGGATGACCCGCGGCGTTCAGGTCATCAAGATGCGAGGGACGGACATCGACTGTGACATCCGCTCCGTCGAGTTCACCGACGGTGGACTCGTGGTCGACCCCTCGACCACGGTCGAGACGTGA
- the msrB gene encoding peptide-methionine (R)-S-oxide reductase MsrB, translating into MDSSTTDSDLPDSEDEWRERLSPEAYRILREHGTEPKFSGEFLGKSDDGTYVCAGCGTPLFDSDTKYDSNSGWPSFYDVLSGNVETRVDTSHGMRRIEVLCATCDGHLGHVFEDGPDPTGKRYCINSAALDFEPDRS; encoded by the coding sequence ATGGACTCGTCGACCACGGACAGCGACCTTCCGGACTCCGAGGACGAGTGGCGCGAACGCCTCTCGCCCGAAGCGTACCGCATCCTCCGCGAGCACGGGACCGAGCCGAAATTCAGTGGGGAGTTCCTCGGGAAGTCCGACGACGGAACGTACGTTTGCGCCGGATGCGGCACGCCTCTGTTCGACTCCGACACGAAGTACGACTCGAACAGCGGGTGGCCGAGTTTCTACGACGTCCTCTCGGGCAACGTCGAGACGCGGGTCGACACCAGCCACGGGATGCGCCGCATCGAAGTGTTGTGTGCGACCTGCGACGGCCACCTCGGCCACGTCTTCGAGGACGGTCCCGACCCGACCGGCAAGCGCTACTGTATCAACTCCGCCGCGCTCGACTTCGAACCCGACCGGTCCTGA
- a CDS encoding pyridoxamine 5'-phosphate oxidase family protein: MTVPAEVERLLTSEPLMAHLATCREGRPHVAPVWYVYDGRADRVELVTTGRKLANVRANPRVALSVQKDEGGHARWMVSLLGTAEVVDDEAATREATRRINAKYGASEDAWSENRLVRVSVGTASSRTYD; this comes from the coding sequence ATGACCGTTCCCGCGGAGGTCGAACGTCTGCTCACGAGCGAACCGCTGATGGCACATCTCGCGACCTGCCGCGAGGGTCGCCCGCACGTCGCCCCCGTCTGGTACGTGTACGATGGACGTGCGGACCGCGTCGAACTCGTCACCACCGGGCGAAAGCTGGCGAACGTCCGGGCGAACCCCCGCGTCGCGCTCTCGGTCCAGAAGGACGAGGGCGGACACGCACGGTGGATGGTCTCGCTCCTCGGCACCGCCGAGGTGGTCGACGACGAGGCCGCGACCCGGGAGGCGACGCGCCGAATCAACGCGAAGTACGGGGCCAGCGAGGACGCCTGGTCGGAGAACCGCCTCGTCCGCGTCAGCGTCGGCACCGCATCGTCCCGGACGTACGACTGA
- a CDS encoding acyl-CoA thioesterase, with product MPTPSDTYIQNRERIQPNQTNNYDTAHGGIVMHLMDEIGAMSAMRFAGETCVTARVESLDFRRPIPRGDIAVVEAWVYDAGRTSVKVRIRVDREDPRTGDSERTSDSTFTFVAVDIDGTPVGVPELTLETDRDRELCEEGVTAHGE from the coding sequence ATGCCGACGCCTTCGGACACCTACATCCAGAACCGCGAGCGCATCCAGCCGAACCAGACCAACAACTACGACACCGCCCACGGCGGCATCGTCATGCATCTGATGGACGAAATCGGCGCGATGAGCGCCATGCGCTTCGCCGGTGAGACCTGCGTCACCGCGCGCGTCGAGAGCCTCGATTTTCGAAGGCCCATCCCTCGAGGAGACATCGCCGTCGTTGAGGCGTGGGTGTACGACGCGGGGCGGACGAGCGTGAAGGTTCGCATCCGCGTCGACCGCGAGGACCCCCGTACCGGCGACTCAGAGCGCACCAGCGACTCCACGTTCACGTTCGTCGCCGTCGACATCGATGGAACCCCCGTGGGTGTGCCGGAACTCACCCTCGAAACCGACCGCGACCGAGAGCTATGCGAGGAGGGAGTCACGGCACACGGGGAGTGA
- a CDS encoding aldo/keto reductase, which yields MEYTTFGSTGMTVSRICLGCMSFGTNWDEWTLDREESHEVIERAIDLGINFFDTANVYSYGESEEILGEVLSEYDRDEMVVATKGYAQMREGDPNSGGLSRKALEQELDASLSRLDMDTVDLYQIHRWDYDTPIETTLRALDDAVRRGKTRHVGASSMWAHQFAEALHLADSEGLERFVSMQNLYNLAYREEEREMLPLCANEDVAVMPWSPLAAGYLTRPHEQFESTTRGEHEAELGRPYKKGGGVEVNERVEELAEEKGVKMAQLSLSWLFHKEWVTTPILGTSSVDHLEDAVEALDVSLSESDIEWLEEPYRPVPVSGHE from the coding sequence ATGGAGTACACCACGTTCGGGTCGACCGGGATGACCGTCTCGCGCATCTGTCTCGGCTGTATGAGCTTCGGGACGAACTGGGACGAGTGGACGCTGGACCGCGAGGAGAGCCACGAGGTCATCGAGCGGGCGATCGACCTCGGCATCAACTTCTTCGACACGGCGAACGTCTACTCGTACGGCGAAAGCGAGGAGATTCTGGGCGAAGTCCTGAGCGAGTACGACCGCGACGAGATGGTGGTCGCCACCAAGGGGTACGCGCAGATGCGCGAGGGCGACCCGAACTCGGGCGGACTGTCGCGGAAGGCGCTGGAGCAAGAACTCGACGCCTCGCTCTCCCGACTGGACATGGACACCGTCGACCTCTACCAGATTCACCGCTGGGATTACGACACGCCCATCGAGACGACACTGCGGGCGCTCGACGACGCGGTTCGGCGAGGGAAGACCCGCCACGTCGGGGCCTCGTCGATGTGGGCCCACCAGTTCGCCGAGGCGCTCCACCTCGCAGACAGCGAGGGCCTCGAACGGTTCGTCTCGATGCAGAACCTCTACAACCTCGCCTACCGCGAGGAGGAGCGCGAGATGCTCCCGCTCTGTGCGAACGAGGACGTCGCCGTGATGCCGTGGTCGCCGCTCGCCGCGGGGTATCTCACCCGCCCGCACGAGCAGTTCGAGTCGACGACCAGAGGCGAACACGAGGCAGAGCTCGGCCGGCCGTACAAGAAGGGCGGCGGCGTCGAAGTGAACGAGCGGGTGGAGGAACTCGCCGAGGAGAAGGGCGTGAAGATGGCACAGCTCTCCCTGTCGTGGCTGTTCCACAAGGAGTGGGTCACCACCCCGATTCTGGGAACGTCGAGCGTCGACCACCTCGAAGACGCGGTCGAGGCGCTCGACGTCTCCCTCTCCGAGTCGGACATCGAGTGGCTGGAGGAGCCGTACCGGCCGGTTCCCGTCTCCGGACACGAGTAG
- a CDS encoding translation initiation factor IF-2 subunit beta produces the protein MDYESSLDRAIDSLPERTGSEDSRLRVPDPAGETDGAFTRLTNLGAIADALSRDPEHLHRAIQRELGTAGQFDGDRARYNGSFTVADFDAVIESYIEEFVLCSECGLPDTRLTTEDGVDMLRCTACGAFRPVQKQKKQTSTRASPNALEEGKTYEVEITGTGRKGDGVAERGKYTIFVPGAREGETVTAKIENISGSLAFARKV, from the coding sequence ATGGATTACGAGTCTTCTCTCGACCGCGCAATCGACTCGCTCCCGGAGCGAACAGGAAGCGAAGACAGTCGCCTTCGAGTACCCGACCCCGCCGGAGAGACTGACGGCGCGTTCACCCGGCTGACCAACCTCGGCGCCATCGCCGACGCGCTGTCGCGCGACCCCGAACACCTCCACCGCGCCATCCAGCGCGAACTGGGGACGGCGGGGCAGTTCGACGGCGACCGCGCCCGCTACAACGGGTCGTTCACGGTGGCCGACTTCGACGCCGTCATCGAGAGCTACATCGAGGAGTTCGTCCTCTGTAGCGAGTGTGGGCTGCCGGACACGCGTCTCACCACCGAGGACGGCGTTGACATGCTCCGCTGTACGGCGTGTGGGGCGTTCCGCCCCGTCCAGAAGCAGAAGAAACAGACGAGCACGCGCGCGTCGCCGAACGCGCTCGAAGAGGGCAAGACCTACGAGGTCGAAATCACCGGGACGGGCCGGAAGGGTGACGGCGTCGCCGAACGGGGCAAGTACACCATCTTCGTCCCCGGCGCACGCGAGGGAGAGACCGTCACGGCGAAGATCGAGAACATCAGCGGCTCGCTGGCGTTCGCGCGCAAAGTGTAG